From a region of the Bermanella marisrubri genome:
- a CDS encoding c-type cytochrome, which yields MIKRILVGIIGLSILTFVILIMLAWEEEIEPQSPPSANAFSQEKIDRGRVVAGIANCQSCHTINPDQPYAGGLAFKTDFGTLYSTNITPDENVGIGKWSQEAFNRAMQEGVSRDGSHLFPAFPYTHYANVSNQDLENLYAYIMTREAISTSPPDNTLLFPFNIRMLQAGWKLLFFKGATIEEDADRGKYLAEGLGHCSACHTPRNLLGAEVQGKNYDGTLTNNWYAPSLNVNHNAPVSWTKDELYLYLRKGVSVYHGVAAGSMSAVVHQGLAEASDEDIRSLADYFYSISGSGDATQASKQAASAIRVAQERSANSSSRGEALFAYACASCHFNTPDRPSSLRPELSLNSAVTADDPTNLIRFTMEGISDEAGIQGTVMPGFSNWNNQDLIALFEFLRETYTDRPPWDDLESRIQAIRKSTDQVKE from the coding sequence GTGATAAAACGAATCTTGGTCGGTATTATCGGCCTATCCATTCTAACATTCGTCATTCTGATCATGCTGGCTTGGGAGGAGGAAATTGAACCGCAATCGCCCCCATCAGCCAACGCGTTTTCACAAGAGAAAATTGACCGAGGGCGAGTAGTAGCCGGTATCGCAAACTGCCAAAGTTGCCACACGATAAACCCGGACCAACCCTATGCTGGAGGGCTCGCTTTCAAGACCGACTTTGGCACCCTGTACTCAACTAATATTACACCCGATGAAAATGTCGGCATTGGAAAGTGGTCTCAAGAAGCGTTTAACCGCGCCATGCAAGAGGGCGTTTCTCGCGACGGCTCTCACCTCTTTCCAGCTTTCCCCTACACCCATTATGCGAATGTCAGCAACCAAGACTTGGAAAATCTATACGCCTATATAATGACGCGAGAAGCAATTAGCACCTCTCCGCCCGACAACACCCTTCTCTTCCCATTTAATATTCGTATGCTCCAAGCTGGCTGGAAACTATTGTTTTTCAAAGGAGCCACCATCGAAGAGGACGCAGATCGTGGCAAGTATTTAGCTGAGGGTCTAGGTCATTGCTCTGCCTGCCATACGCCGCGTAACTTGCTAGGCGCCGAAGTCCAAGGAAAAAACTACGACGGTACCCTGACCAATAACTGGTACGCACCCAGTCTAAACGTAAACCACAATGCACCCGTCAGCTGGACCAAAGACGAACTTTATTTATACCTTCGCAAGGGCGTCTCGGTTTACCACGGCGTAGCGGCAGGCTCTATGTCAGCGGTCGTTCATCAAGGGCTGGCAGAGGCGAGCGACGAAGATATACGTTCGCTGGCAGACTACTTTTACAGCATTAGCGGTAGCGGCGACGCAACACAAGCGTCTAAGCAAGCAGCGAGTGCAATTCGTGTCGCTCAGGAACGCAGTGCCAATAGTTCTAGTCGAGGCGAAGCTCTGTTTGCTTACGCCTGTGCCAGCTGCCATTTCAATACACCTGATAGACCCAGCAGTTTGCGACCAGAGTTGAGCTTAAACAGCGCAGTGACTGCAGACGACCCGACCAATTTAATTCGTTTTACAATGGAAGGCATCTCTGACGAGGCCGGTATCCAAGGGACTGTAATGCCCGGTTTCTCAAACTGGAACAATCAAGACCTGATTGCCCTGTTTGAATTCCTGCGGGAGACCTACACCGACCGCCCCCCATGGGACGATCTGGAATCACGCATTCAAGCCATACGCAAAAGCACTGACCAAGTTAAGGAGTAG
- a CDS encoding glutaredoxin domain-containing protein → MKYIALIIVLLAAYQYIDRTTSIAIPSGVDIVDTNNFVAVYGRDSCSITQQVKSYLQQNGIDYVYLNVDDRQVADELHKQMKEQGLSTRRYSLPVVNFSGELSVQPNKQMILDEANG, encoded by the coding sequence ATGAAATACATAGCACTTATTATCGTTTTATTAGCTGCTTATCAATACATAGATAGAACAACATCAATAGCGATTCCTTCTGGGGTTGATATTGTTGATACTAACAATTTTGTGGCTGTGTATGGTCGTGACTCTTGCTCTATCACCCAGCAAGTGAAGAGTTATTTGCAACAGAACGGCATAGACTATGTCTATCTTAATGTTGATGATCGGCAAGTAGCTGATGAGTTACACAAGCAAATGAAAGAGCAAGGTCTGTCTACGCGCCGCTATAGTTTACCTGTTGTTAACTTTAGCGGAGAGCTATCCGTTCAACCCAATAAGCAGATGATATTGGACGAGGCCAATGGATAG
- a CDS encoding xanthine dehydrogenase family protein molybdopterin-binding subunit: protein MNKLFRSLLNPDVGAVNHGPSLSRRGFLIGAMGTGITLAFYRPGLSFAEPQEVIQSQAFEPTIWYQIENDGRIIVNITEAEMGQHVGTALARIVADELEADWSDVELNHVDSDPKWGMMVTGGSWSVWENFMPLSRAGAAGRQVLIEEGAKLLGVRVSECRARNSQVIAGSRSITYAEIVQRGNMSRSFSEDELEKIKVKKPSERRFIGQETQALDIPDKTNGTSIYGIDAKVDNMVYSRPLIPPTRYGATINSIDDSEAKNVDGYIQTIQLNDPTDTVPGWAAVIATSFHAANKAAAKVKVDWTPGETAKVSEQDILDHGLKLIEKDGVGALVVNDAGVDDAFKNADSILEQDYIAHTVLHFQLEPVNALAYQKDGIWEIHTGNQWQSLILPTLAKALDVPENSVIMRTYMLGGGFGRRLNGDYAVPAALAAKALNRPVKMVFTREDDARFDSVRSPAYQRMRMAFDAKGNPTGMEHHATAGWPTQVLVPAFMPEASNGEKFDPFAIHGAAHWYSVGGHRLRAISNDLANKTFRPGWLRSVGSGWVNWALESFMDQAAHKTGQDPIDFRLALLKAEGKNAGEAPNSVGGANRQANVLRQVRELSEWGQDMPKDTGLGVATTYGQERNMPTWTACVAKVHVDRNTGKVTLEKLSLVTDAGTVVHPDGARAQVEGAALWGASMALHEGTEFENGEVKDQNLNTYSPMRIRDVPEIEQAFVDSTETSVGLGEPATTVVGPAIANAIFAAVGVRMTELPIRREAVLAALKG from the coding sequence ATGAATAAATTATTTCGCTCCTTGCTCAACCCTGATGTGGGTGCTGTTAATCACGGCCCAAGCTTAAGCAGACGCGGTTTTTTGATCGGAGCGATGGGAACCGGCATCACCCTCGCCTTTTACCGCCCTGGTCTCAGCTTTGCCGAGCCCCAAGAAGTGATTCAAAGCCAAGCGTTCGAACCGACCATCTGGTATCAGATCGAAAATGACGGGCGTATCATTGTAAATATCACCGAAGCCGAAATGGGCCAACATGTGGGGACCGCCTTGGCCCGCATTGTCGCAGACGAATTAGAAGCCGACTGGTCAGATGTCGAGCTGAACCACGTAGATAGTGACCCCAAGTGGGGCATGATGGTAACCGGAGGCAGTTGGTCTGTATGGGAAAACTTCATGCCGCTCAGTCGCGCTGGTGCTGCTGGCCGACAAGTTTTGATCGAAGAGGGAGCAAAATTGCTTGGCGTCAGGGTCAGCGAGTGTCGCGCACGAAACAGCCAAGTCATCGCTGGTAGCCGCTCTATCACCTATGCCGAAATTGTACAGCGCGGCAATATGTCCCGCTCTTTCAGCGAAGACGAACTGGAAAAAATCAAAGTCAAAAAGCCTTCAGAGCGTCGATTCATTGGTCAAGAAACACAGGCGCTAGACATCCCTGACAAAACCAACGGAACCAGCATTTACGGGATTGATGCCAAAGTCGATAACATGGTTTACAGCCGCCCACTTATTCCACCCACACGTTATGGTGCCACGATAAACAGCATCGACGATAGCGAGGCTAAAAACGTCGACGGCTATATACAAACCATTCAACTCAATGACCCTACTGATACTGTTCCCGGGTGGGCCGCGGTCATTGCGACCTCGTTCCATGCGGCCAATAAAGCGGCCGCTAAAGTTAAAGTAGATTGGACACCAGGCGAAACCGCCAAGGTCAGCGAACAAGACATTCTCGATCACGGCCTGAAGCTGATTGAGAAAGACGGCGTTGGCGCATTAGTAGTAAACGATGCAGGCGTCGACGATGCGTTCAAAAATGCCGATTCAATACTTGAGCAAGACTACATTGCCCACACAGTGCTGCACTTCCAACTAGAGCCGGTAAACGCCCTTGCTTATCAAAAAGACGGTATCTGGGAGATTCACACAGGCAATCAATGGCAATCCCTGATTTTACCAACACTGGCCAAGGCGTTGGATGTGCCTGAAAATAGCGTCATCATGCGGACATATATGCTTGGAGGCGGTTTTGGTCGTCGGCTCAATGGCGATTATGCTGTGCCCGCTGCACTGGCTGCAAAAGCATTAAACCGTCCAGTAAAAATGGTGTTTACTCGAGAGGACGACGCACGCTTTGACTCAGTTCGCTCGCCAGCTTATCAGCGAATGCGCATGGCTTTCGATGCCAAAGGAAACCCAACAGGCATGGAGCACCATGCAACCGCAGGCTGGCCAACCCAAGTCTTAGTACCCGCCTTTATGCCCGAGGCGTCCAATGGCGAAAAATTTGATCCTTTCGCGATTCACGGTGCCGCCCACTGGTATTCAGTGGGAGGTCATCGCTTACGGGCGATTTCTAATGACCTAGCTAATAAAACCTTCCGTCCTGGTTGGTTACGCTCGGTTGGCTCTGGGTGGGTGAACTGGGCCTTGGAATCATTTATGGACCAAGCCGCGCACAAAACCGGGCAAGACCCCATTGATTTTCGCCTAGCCCTACTCAAGGCGGAAGGTAAAAACGCAGGTGAAGCACCTAACTCGGTAGGCGGCGCAAATCGTCAGGCGAATGTATTACGTCAAGTTCGCGAGCTGTCTGAATGGGGTCAAGACATGCCTAAAGACACTGGTTTGGGTGTAGCGACCACCTATGGTCAGGAACGCAACATGCCAACGTGGACCGCCTGCGTTGCTAAAGTCCATGTAGATCGAAACACAGGCAAGGTCACATTGGAAAAACTCTCATTGGTAACAGATGCAGGCACCGTGGTTCACCCAGACGGTGCGCGCGCCCAAGTGGAAGGCGCAGCCTTATGGGGTGCGAGTATGGCGCTACACGAAGGTACCGAGTTTGAAAACGGAGAGGTTAAGGATCAAAACCTAAATACCTACTCGCCAATGCGTATTCGTGATGTCCCCGAGATTGAACAAGCGTTTGTTGATAGTACAGAAACCTCTGTAGGGCTGGGTGAACCGGCCACCACCGTCGTCGGTCCTGCCATTGCTAACGCGATCTTTGCAGCCGTTGGGGTACGTATGACGGAACTGCCCATACGACGCGAAGCAGTATTAGCAGCACTAAAGGGATAA
- a CDS encoding LysR family transcriptional regulator has product MINPIWLRTFCTLVEVGHFTQSADYLHMTQSGVSQHISKLERQLGVKLLIREGKQFSVSESGAKLYREAQSILQGLENLQQSVATDSPFEGEVRVMSPGSIGLNLYPQLLSLQQQHPSLVIDYRFAPNKSVEQSIAESNSDIGLMTRKPIVPDVQSEKIASERLLLVTPANMMKPTYEDLMVLGFIDHPDGSHHADLLMSANFIEFQHSDLFPKKGFSNQISLILEPVSKGLGFTVLPAHAVEAFRYPELIRTHVLDNSVSETLYLCTRRNRVFPKRIETIKSMIKAHIANPEESGSK; this is encoded by the coding sequence ATGATAAATCCAATATGGCTCAGAACCTTTTGCACGTTAGTCGAAGTAGGGCATTTCACTCAGTCTGCTGATTACTTACATATGACGCAATCTGGCGTTAGTCAGCATATTAGTAAGCTGGAGCGGCAGTTAGGCGTAAAATTGCTGATTAGAGAAGGTAAGCAATTTAGTGTGTCTGAGAGCGGGGCAAAGCTTTACCGTGAAGCGCAATCCATCTTACAGGGTTTAGAGAATCTGCAGCAATCAGTGGCGACTGATTCCCCATTCGAGGGGGAGGTTAGAGTGATGTCCCCGGGCAGTATTGGTTTGAATCTGTATCCTCAGCTCCTATCCCTGCAACAACAGCATCCTAGTTTAGTGATCGACTATCGATTCGCTCCGAATAAGTCGGTAGAGCAATCCATTGCAGAATCGAATAGTGATATTGGCTTAATGACAAGAAAACCAATTGTGCCAGATGTACAAAGCGAAAAAATAGCAAGCGAAAGGTTATTGCTTGTCACGCCTGCAAACATGATGAAACCAACTTATGAGGATTTAATGGTATTGGGTTTTATTGATCATCCAGATGGTAGCCATCATGCTGATTTATTGATGAGTGCAAACTTTATCGAGTTTCAACACAGCGACCTCTTTCCCAAAAAAGGATTCTCAAATCAAATTTCGTTGATATTGGAGCCTGTTAGCAAGGGCTTGGGTTTTACGGTTTTGCCAGCTCACGCTGTTGAGGCTTTTCGGTATCCAGAATTAATTCGAACCCATGTATTGGATAACAGTGTCAGTGAGACGCTTTACCTTTGCACACGTCGAAATCGTGTTTTTCCAAAAAGAATAGAAACGATCAAGAGTATGATCAAAGCGCACATCGCGAACCCAGAAGAAAGCGGTAGTAAATGA
- a CDS encoding (2Fe-2S)-binding protein, translating into MSTTFTLNGQKTTLDVTDDTPLLWGIRDEAGMTGTKFGCGIGLCGACTVLVNGRATRSCITPVSQVKDAEITTIEGLGENGPHPLQKAWVETQTPQCGYCQSGQIMQAAAMLKDFPDPTDEQINQVMSGNLCRCMAYVRIREAIKIAAAEMRSVNVQEDATNE; encoded by the coding sequence ATGAGCACAACATTCACCCTTAACGGGCAAAAAACCACACTCGATGTGACTGACGACACCCCTTTACTCTGGGGCATTCGGGATGAGGCCGGCATGACCGGCACCAAGTTTGGATGCGGTATCGGCTTATGCGGCGCGTGCACGGTTTTGGTCAATGGCCGGGCTACACGCTCCTGCATCACTCCAGTCAGCCAAGTAAAAGACGCAGAAATCACAACCATTGAGGGCTTAGGCGAAAACGGGCCCCACCCTCTGCAAAAGGCTTGGGTAGAGACTCAGACTCCCCAGTGTGGCTATTGCCAGTCTGGCCAGATCATGCAGGCTGCTGCCATGCTTAAGGATTTTCCCGACCCAACTGACGAGCAAATAAACCAAGTAATGAGTGGCAACTTGTGCCGCTGCATGGCCTATGTCCGTATTCGCGAGGCAATTAAAATCGCCGCCGCCGAGATGCGTAGCGTTAACGTGCAGGAGGATGCCACTAATGAATAA
- a CDS encoding transposase, whose amino-acid sequence MPKILSPERVIEYSVEFKIRVIKLTFELDVKAMDIAKVLNLHPMMIYRWRQEYREGKFVEEPSRRISMTKETSTPKEDRDKDDEIKRLRKELAEAKKENDFLKKWDRYLKDQKNSDLDS is encoded by the coding sequence ATGCCAAAAATACTCAGTCCAGAGCGAGTCATTGAGTACTCTGTAGAATTTAAAATCAGAGTAATCAAACTTACATTTGAACTCGATGTAAAAGCCATGGATATCGCTAAGGTTCTCAATCTTCACCCAATGATGATTTATCGATGGCGACAGGAGTATAGAGAAGGTAAGTTTGTAGAAGAGCCTTCAAGAAGAATTAGTATGACTAAAGAGACATCTACGCCTAAGGAAGATCGAGACAAAGACGATGAGATCAAGCGTCTTAGGAAAGAATTGGCAGAAGCAAAAAAGGAAAATGACTTTCTAAAAAAGTGGGATCGGTATCTGAAGGACCAAAAGAATTCCGATTTAGATTCATAA
- a CDS encoding DMP19 family protein yields the protein MKEGDLFLDRYDGQTVDDLINLQSTHRIDSIVLAFEASLDSRKEAGEKLTDAELVVLAIEAFEREVNNGGFSQFFYNSSVEYAPIIVNSLKSIGCDKLAELAQKSIDIVAVDVSNTEEVEDRMDPDDEVLEDVLGELDDIFYDIEEIPAYALFDFIKSNRKNIRLGDESIQFA from the coding sequence ATGAAAGAAGGCGATTTGTTTTTAGATAGATACGATGGCCAGACAGTAGATGACCTTATTAATTTACAAAGTACACATCGTATTGATTCTATTGTATTGGCTTTTGAAGCTTCTTTAGATTCCCGCAAAGAAGCCGGTGAAAAGTTAACGGATGCAGAATTAGTAGTGTTGGCTATTGAAGCGTTCGAAAGAGAAGTTAACAATGGTGGTTTCAGTCAATTTTTCTATAACTCCTCAGTTGAATATGCTCCCATAATTGTAAATTCTCTTAAGTCAATAGGATGCGATAAATTGGCAGAACTAGCCCAAAAATCTATTGATATTGTTGCTGTTGATGTTTCAAATACAGAGGAAGTTGAAGACAGGATGGATCCTGATGATGAGGTTTTGGAAGATGTCCTCGGCGAGTTAGATGATATTTTCTACGATATCGAAGAAATTCCCGCTTATGCATTATTCGATTTTATTAAAAGTAATCGTAAAAATATTCGGCTTGGCGATGAAAGTATACAATTCGCATAA
- a CDS encoding IS3 family transposase (programmed frameshift): MPKYNNPRKTWVYSNEFKIKAVKLSYQPDIQSKQVADGLGIHPFMLSRWRKEYREGKIQGDGQKRVGVTNKRKSPPKKQLTENARLKKEIERLKKENDLPKKVATVSSGRTSERFGFVERYRSELGTSFLCRWLGVSRSGYYAWRKRRPSNRVESDKVLLKRIKQVFEKSRGRYGSPRVYQALKNQGIAVGRSRVERLMRLAGLKARVSRVTRRVPGLKRFVSKGENRLLVHGNATRINQVWVADITYIKHQGTWQYLVTVMDQYSRRIIGWTLSKSRTADVTARVLSAAIKNRGYPRGILFHTDRGIEFTGSEFQRILDKYDFKHSVNRIGYCTDNAFMESFYHSLKGELVRKTNFESLTHLRKEIGRYINQFYNNVRLHSSLNYMSPIKYEQSLV, encoded by the exons ATGCCAAAGTATAATAACCCGAGAAAAACATGGGTTTACTCAAATGAGTTTAAAATAAAAGCAGTAAAGTTAAGCTATCAACCTGATATTCAAAGCAAGCAGGTTGCTGATGGTCTTGGTATTCATCCCTTCATGTTATCGAGGTGGAGAAAAGAGTACAGAGAAGGAAAGATTCAGGGTGATGGCCAAAAGCGAGTTGGTGTGACAAATAAACGTAAATCTCCTCCGAAGAAGCAGCTAACCGAAAATGCTAGATTGAAAAAAGAGATCGAGCGTTTGAAGAAGGAGAATGACCTTC CTAAAAAAGTGGCAACAGTTTCTAGCGGAAGAACATCAGAGCGATTTGGATTCGTCGAACGATACCGATCAGAGCTAGGAACCTCTTTTTTATGTCGATGGCTTGGGGTTTCGCGAAGTGGTTATTACGCTTGGCGGAAGCGAAGACCATCTAATCGAGTAGAATCCGATAAAGTTTTACTCAAAAGAATTAAACAAGTTTTTGAGAAAAGCCGTGGTCGCTATGGCAGTCCAAGAGTCTATCAAGCCCTTAAAAATCAAGGTATAGCGGTAGGAAGGTCACGTGTAGAGCGACTTATGAGGCTGGCAGGTTTAAAGGCCAGGGTTTCTAGGGTGACCCGAAGAGTACCTGGTTTAAAGCGATTTGTGTCAAAGGGCGAAAACAGATTGCTTGTTCATGGTAATGCTACTCGAATCAATCAAGTTTGGGTTGCCGATATTACTTATATTAAGCATCAAGGCACTTGGCAGTATTTAGTTACAGTAATGGATCAGTACTCTAGAAGAATAATCGGCTGGACACTCTCAAAATCGCGTACAGCCGATGTTACAGCAAGAGTCTTGTCGGCAGCTATCAAGAACCGAGGATATCCCCGCGGAATACTCTTTCATACCGATCGAGGTATTGAGTTTACGGGTTCAGAATTCCAAAGGATTCTAGATAAATACGACTTTAAGCACAGTGTGAATAGGATTGGTTATTGTACCGATAACGCATTTATGGAATCCTTCTATCACAGCTTGAAAGGTGAATTGGTTAGGAAAACAAATTTCGAATCACTGACCCATTTGCGAAAGGAAATTGGTCGATACATCAACCAGTTTTATAACAATGTTCGGTTGCACTCTAGTTTGAACTATATGTCGCCGATTAAATATGAACAGAGCCTAGTATGA
- a CDS encoding FKBP-type peptidyl-prolyl cis-trans isomerase, with protein sequence MPPLFIIAVVFVVIIFTWIHFKNKRAAAGNIEIGDAFLKENAMKEGVHTTNSGLQYTVLEEGNGERHPTAKSEVTVHYHGTLLDGSVFDSSVNRGQPINFPLNRVIPGWSEGVQLMVEGEKRRFFIPSYLAYGNRSAGTIQPGSTLIFDVELISIND encoded by the coding sequence ATGCCGCCGTTATTTATCATCGCCGTTGTCTTTGTAGTTATTATTTTTACTTGGATTCATTTCAAAAATAAACGCGCGGCCGCAGGCAATATTGAGATAGGTGATGCGTTCCTGAAAGAGAACGCCATGAAAGAGGGCGTTCATACGACCAACTCGGGTCTGCAATACACGGTCCTAGAAGAAGGTAATGGTGAGCGTCATCCCACAGCGAAAAGTGAGGTTACGGTGCATTACCATGGCACTTTATTGGATGGTTCGGTATTTGATAGTTCAGTAAACCGTGGTCAGCCGATCAACTTTCCGTTAAATCGAGTGATTCCGGGTTGGAGTGAAGGTGTTCAGTTAATGGTGGAAGGTGAAAAGCGACGCTTTTTTATTCCTAGTTATTTGGCTTACGGAAATCGTAGCGCGGGTACAATCCAACCGGGTTCGACGCTGATTTTTGACGTTGAGTTGATCTCTATTAACGATTGA
- a CDS encoding permease, with protein MAFMLASTNLVIELGMVIAIFLGWQFVVGEYVGGLLLILITWGIFRITRPKRLVALARKKQDHGHDHEHREDRTWKEKIISIETWKMIGQTYVMEWQMVWKDVLIGFTVAGIISTLVPDSFFQALFVGTGSENQANPGFLAVLSQTLLGPITAFFTFIGSMGNIPLAAVLFG; from the coding sequence ATGGCATTCATGCTTGCGTCAACCAACTTAGTGATTGAGCTAGGGATGGTCATTGCCATTTTCTTAGGCTGGCAGTTTGTGGTGGGTGAATATGTTGGTGGACTCCTATTGATCTTAATCACTTGGGGCATCTTTCGCATTACTCGGCCTAAGCGTCTAGTGGCGCTAGCTCGTAAGAAGCAGGATCATGGCCACGATCACGAACATCGTGAAGATCGGACTTGGAAGGAAAAAATAATAAGTATCGAAACTTGGAAAATGATTGGGCAGACCTATGTCATGGAGTGGCAGATGGTTTGGAAGGATGTCCTAATTGGCTTTACAGTAGCCGGTATTATTTCGACTCTGGTTCCTGATAGTTTCTTTCAAGCGCTATTTGTCGGTACGGGTAGCGAAAATCAAGCGAACCCTGGCTTTCTCGCTGTATTGTCGCAAACCTTGCTTGGGCCTATCACCGCGTTTTTCACTTTTATCGGGTCCATGGGTAATATCCCCTTAGCAGCCGTATTGTTTGGTTAA
- a CDS encoding IS3 family transposase, whose amino-acid sequence MGSVSEGPKEFRFRFIKDHREYFGVRYLCRKLFVSFSGFYKWLSRPVELKSDKNDELTRLIKKIFERHEGNYGSPRIHRELVNLGLVVNHKRVARIMREERLIAKAAKLYRRKALPDNSCITVGNLRHNIPPPSGPNQQWAGDVSYLKVNGEWIYLSVILDLYSRKIIGWSLSRNRTTELTLQSLDMAIESRQFEPGLIFHSDKGAEYGAHVFQNRLRSSGIRPSMNRHKTMTDNIHVESFFRTFKTEVFHGEIFEDAEHLRDVTKWYLEDYYNCVRMHTSLNFKSPVQYERMAA is encoded by the coding sequence GTGGGATCGGTATCTGAAGGACCAAAAGAATTCCGATTTAGATTCATAAAAGATCATCGCGAATATTTTGGTGTCAGATACCTTTGCCGGAAACTTTTTGTATCATTTTCTGGTTTCTATAAGTGGTTAAGTCGGCCTGTAGAACTAAAATCGGATAAGAATGATGAGCTCACCCGCTTAATTAAGAAGATATTTGAGAGGCATGAAGGGAACTATGGAAGCCCTAGAATTCATCGTGAATTAGTGAATTTAGGGCTGGTTGTTAATCATAAGCGTGTTGCAAGAATTATGCGGGAAGAGCGGTTGATAGCTAAAGCGGCGAAATTGTACCGTAGGAAGGCATTGCCGGATAATTCATGTATAACTGTTGGGAACCTTAGACATAATATTCCGCCACCATCTGGTCCTAATCAGCAGTGGGCAGGTGATGTTAGCTATCTTAAAGTCAACGGCGAATGGATTTATTTATCCGTTATTCTAGATCTTTACTCTCGGAAGATAATTGGTTGGTCATTGAGTAGAAACAGGACTACTGAACTAACTTTGCAATCATTGGATATGGCGATTGAATCGAGACAGTTCGAGCCTGGATTGATTTTTCATAGTGACAAGGGTGCTGAATATGGCGCGCATGTTTTTCAAAATAGACTTCGATCATCTGGGATAAGGCCGAGCATGAATCGTCATAAAACAATGACGGATAACATTCACGTGGAATCATTCTTTCGTACATTTAAGACGGAAGTGTTCCATGGTGAAATTTTCGAAGATGCAGAGCATCTCCGTGATGTCACGAAATGGTATCTGGAGGATTATTATAACTGTGTTCGAATGCATACTTCGTTAAACTTTAAATCACCAGTGCAGTATGAAAGAATGGCTGCTTAA
- a CDS encoding lactoylglutathione lyase family protein: protein MSNVYPRNFSHIGISVPDLEKAVKFYTEVLGWYLIMKPTDIEEDESAIGEMCTDVFGPGWEGFRIAHLSTGDRIGVELFQFKNQTNPENNFEYWKTGIFHFCVQDPNVEELAERIVAAGGKRRMEKPRYYYPGEEPYRMIYMEDPFGNILEIYSHSYELIYSAGAY, encoded by the coding sequence ATGAGCAACGTTTATCCTAGAAACTTCTCACACATCGGAATTTCAGTACCGGATTTAGAGAAAGCAGTAAAGTTTTATACTGAAGTATTAGGCTGGTATCTGATCATGAAGCCCACTGACATTGAAGAGGACGAGAGCGCCATCGGTGAGATGTGTACCGATGTATTCGGACCAGGATGGGAAGGCTTCCGTATCGCCCACCTATCGACAGGGGACAGAATCGGTGTGGAGCTTTTCCAATTTAAAAACCAAACCAACCCAGAAAACAACTTTGAATATTGGAAAACTGGTATCTTCCATTTTTGCGTGCAAGACCCTAACGTGGAAGAACTTGCCGAGCGAATCGTGGCTGCAGGAGGCAAACGCCGAATGGAAAAACCACGTTATTATTATCCGGGCGAGGAACCCTATCGCATGATCTATATGGAAGACCCGTTTGGTAATATCTTAGAAATATACAGTCATAGCTATGAGCTGATTTATAGCGCAGGCGCTTATTGA
- the rnk gene encoding nucleoside diphosphate kinase regulator: protein MKPELIISKLDADRLYRLLETLPKGHVMGGSELEDELDRANLVEPTEIPPNIVSMNSKVKFEVVSTNQEFELTLVYPKDLDQEGKTISILAPVGSALLGLSIGDSIEWSSPGGGILEVIIKDIVYQPERAGELHR from the coding sequence GTGAAGCCTGAATTAATTATTTCGAAACTCGATGCGGATAGGCTGTATAGGTTATTAGAAACATTGCCAAAAGGCCATGTCATGGGTGGGAGTGAGCTTGAGGATGAGTTGGATCGAGCCAACTTGGTCGAGCCTACTGAAATTCCACCCAATATTGTATCGATGAATTCAAAAGTTAAATTCGAGGTTGTCTCAACCAACCAAGAGTTTGAGCTGACATTGGTTTACCCAAAAGATTTGGATCAAGAGGGTAAGACGATTTCTATTTTAGCGCCAGTCGGTAGCGCCTTACTGGGACTTTCTATCGGCGACTCTATCGAGTGGTCAAGTCCCGGCGGCGGTATTTTGGAAGTGATCATTAAAGACATCGTTTATCAACCTGAGCGAGCAGGTGAATTGCATCGTTAA